Genomic DNA from Alistipes indistinctus YIT 12060:
CTCGGTGATCGCACCGCCTATATAGTACGGCAGGCCGCAGTTGGCGTACGAAATGTATTTCCCTTTTTCGAAAAGGATGATCTCCGCCTGCTCGTCTGCCCGGCGGATCCTTGCCGCCGCCGTTGCACCTCCTGCAACACCTCCGACAATAATATGTTTCATCTGGTCTGTATAAGGTTTTACAAAGATTATATTCCTATGGAAAAATCTTCCTAAAGAAGATAACAACGCAAAGGTATTATTATTTTCCAATAAAACAATCTTCCATTGGAAGATAATCCCGCTTATACTATGCAGACAAAATGTGTCGGACTTTTAAGAAGCGCCGTCCTTTCTGCGTACTTCAAGGGAACACTGTATGCTCCATCCGGATTGTTCTGCAACCGCAGACGAACACAGCAAAGCTCCCCACAAAGCCTAAAAATCAGTTTTCCATTTTGTGCTGTTTTATCTTTTACCTCTAAAAGGTTATCCGTCAAATTCCTCTCCTCCGTCCCTCTCTTCGGTCACCACCTGATCGTTTTCCTGTATCGTAAACTTCACCCACTCATTATTCTCTTCTTCCAGCTTCTCTATCGTCGGTAACGGATCCGCTTTTTCCAAAGCCGGCGGGTCGATCTCGATACGTACGTACCTTTTTGCGTAGGAAATCCCGTCATCATTTTCTTCACACTCGTCCCCTTCCAGGAAATTGCCGTACGGCTCCCCGAAATAGAGCTGGACGGGCTCCTCCCGGGGTACCTTCGTAGCAACGAGCGTATGTTCGCCGACCCATATAAAATTGTCCAGATCAAGCGTTCCGAAACCGGCCCCCCGGTCACAGGAAGCGACCTGTGCAATCTTCCCTCCCGGTAATACCTTGTAGATATAGACAACATTCACCGGTTTCTCCCACGCATACGGCTCTTCATAACAGGTCAGAAAGAGGTCGGATTTTCCACAGCAAACCGGAGTATAGCTACAAAAAAGTTCGGTTGATACACCCGACGTATGGTCTATCGCAAAATATTGTCTTTCTTCAGGACGTACACAATTCAGGACATGCATTCCGGCCCGGGAATTATAGCCGTCATATCGCCACAGCACACCGTAATAGTCACTCAAATAATTTAAAAGTAGCATTTGCCGCTTTTTCAATTCTACGACCAGTGAATCGGGTTTCCATATGTGCACCGCTCCCGTATCCAACGGCATATTGCAACTATCGGCCAGTAACTTTACATATTCAGCCGAAGTGATATCTGTGACGGTCACTCCCGTATTCTTGTAGAGGCGTACCGGAACCGTCCTTTCACGGTTAAAATCATAAACGTATTTTTCAGTAAGCTCCCCGGCCTCGGAATAGCTTTCGAAGTACGGACCCAACGTGCTATCCATATTCCGGTTATCTAACGGATAATTCGCATACTCCCGCAGCCGGCCCCGTAAATACCCCCGTACTTCCAAACGCTGCTGCGGTTGTCGGCAAAGCGTATCATACACGACGGAATCACAATGTTGATAAGTGCTGTGCACCAAATCGCCGTATTCATAGTATTCACTGGTGGTCAAACGTTTGGTGCCGTCCTTGCCGATCGTAAAAATCTCCGTCAGTGTGTAGTCGGAACCCTGATCGGGCATGAGGCTGTACTCGATTTTATACCAATCAGGCGCTGTTGAGGAATATTCATCTTCAGAATCCGAATAGTACCACCGTTCATGGGGAAATATTTGTTGCCCGTCGGCATAATGCCAGATGCCGGAGAGGTATCCGTTCCCGTACCATATTTTTTCCTCTCCACACTGCTCGCCATCTTTGTAATGCCGCAGGAGGAGGGGGCGGCCCTCCCAATGCCATTTCTGCCAGATACCGTCCAGTTTGCCATTGGATGATTCAGCGAGAATCTTCAAGTGTCCGTTATCGTAATAATCTTTATAGATTTTCCGTATGCTGTCGAGGGTAATCACCTCAGCTACCAAACAACTGTCATCGGCCCTGTAATCCCGGACGGTATCGTTCCGGATTCCGTCTTTGAACTTATAAACGCTATAACGCAGATCGAAACCGTCGAATACAGACGGCCCATAATACTCGATGTAGGGGACTCCCCGGTAGAAGCCGTCCATGATCGTGTCATTACAAAACCAGCGTTGCACCCCGCGATCGTTTTTTTGTTTGATAAGATCTGCGTCGTAGAATTGTGAGTTCACCTTGTATCGGTCGAAATGGTGGATCTCGTCAGGGACTTTCTCGGTGCAAACCTGCCCGAACTCCTGCGCTGCGGCTGCCAGTACCGAAATCCCGAAAAGGAGTGTAAAAACCAGTCTCTTCATCTTATTCCAATTTAGTCGTTTAGGATCATGTCTGCCGCAAACCGGTCAGGCGACTGCCATCTGGCATATTCACCGGTCTCATCGTCAAGGATATAATATTTGCGCGGGTTGCTCGCCCAGTAATTATATACGATGCTTACGGAGACCTTGCCGTTGCGTCCCGCAGGAAGATACCCCGTTATATCGGCGTCGACAACCAGCGAATCATCCTCCGCCCACCCCGCAACGGCATACACCTCTAGCCACCCTTTTCTGTCAATCAGACACCGAATGATTCGCGCATCGGTTTGATAAGCGATAAAAGTATTCAGATTATCGGTCACCACCCTTTTAAGAGCTCCCATATTGAAGGCTCCCATTACATCTCCGCCCTGAACGGTGTACCGTATCTGTTTTTTATGCTTACGCAGGTAACGGGATACCCAACCGTTCCTGATCCTGGCGACCCGTCGGGCTTTTGCGGCATATGCGTTCCAATCCCCTTTTACCGGGATGCCGGCACTGTCCGCAACCCACTCGATTGCAAGGAAATCACCGGGATTCAGTTTCGGATTCCGGGATATGGCTTTCATTAGCTTGCCGGTGCAGAGAAAAAACGCGGTTGCTCCTGCATCATTCTGCACACGGAGAAACAGGCGGTTACCATTGCCGCCGTAGGAATCGACATATTCCACCGTATCCCGACACGCCGTATTCAGCGTCAACGGTTCTCCGGGACGAAGGGCAAAGCCATACCCAACCGGATCCTGTCCGACATTTTGTCGATCCGGTATGGCGGATGGACTGCCGCCGGTCAATACCGTCACCAGTATCCCCGACAACAAAACAACACCCAGATTTTTCATTAACAGTACTATCATTTATTCTGTTATTCGTCCGTCCATCTCGGGATAAATCCTGAGTCGGAATAATCTTCCGGGCAAACTGTCTCCCAATGCGTTGTATGCGCGGATATAACTGTTTTGGA
This window encodes:
- a CDS encoding toxin-antitoxin system YwqK family antitoxin → MKRLVFTLLFGISVLAAAAQEFGQVCTEKVPDEIHHFDRYKVNSQFYDADLIKQKNDRGVQRWFCNDTIMDGFYRGVPYIEYYGPSVFDGFDLRYSVYKFKDGIRNDTVRDYRADDSCLVAEVITLDSIRKIYKDYYDNGHLKILAESSNGKLDGIWQKWHWEGRPLLLRHYKDGEQCGEEKIWYGNGYLSGIWHYADGQQIFPHERWYYSDSEDEYSSTAPDWYKIEYSLMPDQGSDYTLTEIFTIGKDGTKRLTTSEYYEYGDLVHSTYQHCDSVVYDTLCRQPQQRLEVRGYLRGRLREYANYPLDNRNMDSTLGPYFESYSEAGELTEKYVYDFNRERTVPVRLYKNTGVTVTDITSAEYVKLLADSCNMPLDTGAVHIWKPDSLVVELKKRQMLLLNYLSDYYGVLWRYDGYNSRAGMHVLNCVRPEERQYFAIDHTSGVSTELFCSYTPVCCGKSDLFLTCYEEPYAWEKPVNVVYIYKVLPGGKIAQVASCDRGAGFGTLDLDNFIWVGEHTLVATKVPREEPVQLYFGEPYGNFLEGDECEENDDGISYAKRYVRIEIDPPALEKADPLPTIEKLEEENNEWVKFTIQENDQVVTEERDGGEEFDG